GAACCTGAGGAGCATAGGCGGCAAGGAGGTAATAGTGCTCCGCGGCGAGATAATACCCGTCATAATGCTCCACGAACTCTTTGGACTGCCGGTTCCTGAGAAGGACGAGTTCCCGGCGATAATAATAGACCTCGGCGCACAGAAGGTCGCAGTCGGCGTTGACAAGCTCCTCCACAAGAAGGACATAGTCATCAAGAGCCTCGGAAAGATGCTCTCCCACATCAGCGGCTTCGCCGGCGCCACTATACTCGGAGACGGTAGTGTTGTTTTAATCATTGAGATAAACGGACTGCTCGGTGGTGGTAGGGGTGGACTCTGAGAACTACGGGGAGTACATCAAAGACCTCGATGAGTTCGCCAAGAGCGCGCTGGTCGAAACCTTCAACATAGGTGCTTCCAAGGCCGCGGATGTCCTCAGCGAGATGACGGGTCTAACCGTCAACATTACCGTACCGGAAATAGAGATAGTATCCATCAAGAGCGTGCCTGAAAGGGTGGGAGAGGACGTAAAGGTGGCTGTCTACATCGGACTCAGCGGTGGCTTTGATGGCCACGCCTTCTTCTTTCTGGATTTTGAGGATGCACTCAGGATGTTTGACTTAATGACAGGAATGCCTCCGGGTTCAACGGCGGAGTTCGACGAGATGGTGCGGTCCGCAGTCATGGAGGCAGGCAACATCCTGATCTCCGCCTTCGCCAACGCCCTCAGTGAATTCCTCGGGGAGGGGATAGACCAGACACCGCCAGATATAGCGGTTGACTTCACCCCTGCGATACTGGACTTCGCACTCGCAGATATCGGCCAGTACTGCGATTACACCATGCTCTTAAAGACCACCATCCACATGGAAACAGTCCAATTCAAGGAGCACTTCATGATACTGCCCCACCCCGCTTCCATGAAGAAGATTATCGAAACCCTTCTGGGGGGATTTGCATGAGCGAGCACAAGAGCTGGTCGTCGGAGTGGTATCAGGACATATTTAGGGAAGCGTCGAACATAGCGATGAGCCACGCGCTTACGGCACTCTCAAACATGATAGGCGAGATTGAGATGGAACCCCCAACGGTGGAGGTACTGCCGCGGGCAAAGTTTCTGGCGATGATCGCCAGCAGGGGTATTCGGGACAGCTTCGTCGTGATGTTCGACATAACGGAAGGACTGAGCGGCCTCACAATACTCCAGTTCCCGAAGAAGAGCGTCAGGGCGCTGGTATCGCTCCTGCTCGGAATGGACCCGGAGGACGAGGGCATGGACGAGATGGGACGCTCCGCCATCATGGAGATAGGCAACATACTTATCTCCGTCTACACCGATATACTCGCCCAGCTCATCGGAGAACCCGTCTCGCTCAGCCCGCCCAAACCCGTGGAGAGCCTGTACGATGCCGAGATGGAGCTGGCAAGACCCGACCTCAGGGATGTCACCGAGGTGCTGGCGTTCAAGACAAGGTTCTACCAGGCCAACACCGACGTGGAGAGCTTCTTTTACCTGGTTCCAACCAAAGATGCCTTTGACAAGCTTGTGAGCAGACTCGAAGCCCAGATAGAAAGCATTGGAACGAAGGGGGACATCCCCGGGAGCGAGGGGGCGGAAGCGGGGATGAATACCGACCCCGAGGAAAACGGTTCCGGCGAGGGTTGAGTCTTGGGGGAGAGAAAGGTTGGGATCGGAGATTACGCCGTGGGCAAAAAGGCCGGAATAATCAGCACCTACGGCCTGGGTAGCTGCGTTGGCATAACCCTCTACGACCGCCTGACGAAGGTAGGCGGTCTGCTCCACGCCCTCCTGCCGGAGGCGAGCTACTACGGCAACAAGGGAAATCCGGCGAAGTACGTGGATACCGGGCTTGAACTCCTCATATCCGACATCCGGAAGATGGGAGGGAACCCCCGACGCGCTGAGGCCAAGATATTCGGCGGCGCCCACATGTTCACAAACGTCACCACGGAGAAACTCATGATAGGCAAGAGAAACGTCGAAGTCGCAAAAAGAGAGCTTAAACGGCACGGGATAAAGATAGTGGCAGAGGATACCGGCGGGAAAGGCGGAAGGACGATTTATCTCGACCTATCCACTGGCAAGGTTAGAATGAGGCGCGTCTCCAACGGACAGATAACTGAGAGGGTGTACTGACAACCTGAGAAACGTCGGGAGGGTTACGGATGGAGTTTAAGAAAAAGGTAATAGGCATCGTGGTTGTGGCGCTCTTGCTGGTAACAGTGATAGCGGGAGGAATGATGCTGTACACCGGCAACAATACAGCCAAACTGATCGGAACAAAGATGGCACCGGTTGTGGAGGAACAGGCCCAGGAGGCCGTAATGGCCCAGGCCACCGCCATAGCCACGGAGTTCCAGGGATTCTTCAGCACCGTGGAATCCCTCGGCAGTGTCACTAAAGGCTCCGTTGAGCTGTCCCTGAAACAGCTCCAGCTGGATGGAATAGACTTCGGCGATCCCGGCTACGCCGACAAACTCCGGCCGCTTCTCATGGAGCACTTCGCGGTCATAGCCGACTCCGAGTCCTCCCTCAGCGCAGTATATTTTGGCGATGCGAATGGCAACATGTTCATATATCCCAAACAGGAACTTCCCGAGGGTTACGACCCGAGGGTCAGGCCGTGGTACCAGGAGGCCGTTAAGAGGAACGGCCCGACGTGGAGCGAGCCGTACCAGGACGCCTCAAGTGGGAAGTGGGTTATTACCTACGCAATTCCCGTTCACTACAACGGCAGGCTCGTCGGTGTCATCGGACTGGACGTTTTCATCGATACCCTGACGAAGAGGATAGACGGGGTCACCATCGGCGACACCGGCTACGCCTACGTCGTTGGAACGGACGGAACCATATACATGCACCCGAATCACGACTACATAATGAACCTCAACGTCTTCAACGAGCCGAGCCTCAAGCCGATCGCGGATATCGTGAAGGGCGGCAAAGACAGGGACGTCGTGACGTACACATTCAACGGGGTCCAGGCTGTTGCGGCCGGCGTCAAGATACCCAGCACCGGGTGGTACGTCTTTGCCAAGGTCCCGGTCAGCGAGGTAAGCGCCGGAGTGATCAAAGTCATAGAGGACACCAAGAAGACCACCGCGAATTCCGCCCTCATGCTCAGCATCCTCATTCTCGCAATCTCAGCGGCGCTCATAGGAGTCTCGTACAAGATGGTGTCAAACTCACTCAGGCCGCTTGAGGAGCTTAGGAATGTTGCGCAAGCCCTCGCCGAGGGAAGATTAAGCGACGTCAACAAACAACTCAACCAA
The DNA window shown above is from Thermococcus sp. JdF3 and carries:
- a CDS encoding chemotaxis protein CheD, which gives rise to MGERKVGIGDYAVGKKAGIISTYGLGSCVGITLYDRLTKVGGLLHALLPEASYYGNKGNPAKYVDTGLELLISDIRKMGGNPRRAEAKIFGGAHMFTNVTTEKLMIGKRNVEVAKRELKRHGIKIVAEDTGGKGGRTIYLDLSTGKVRMRRVSNGQITERVY
- a CDS encoding cache domain-containing protein translates to MEFKKKVIGIVVVALLLVTVIAGGMMLYTGNNTAKLIGTKMAPVVEEQAQEAVMAQATAIATEFQGFFSTVESLGSVTKGSVELSLKQLQLDGIDFGDPGYADKLRPLLMEHFAVIADSESSLSAVYFGDANGNMFIYPKQELPEGYDPRVRPWYQEAVKRNGPTWSEPYQDASSGKWVITYAIPVHYNGRLVGVIGLDVFIDTLTKRIDGVTIGDTGYAYVVGTDGTIYMHPNHDYIMNLNVFNEPSLKPIADIVKGGKDRDVVTYTFNGVQAVAAGVKIPSTGWYVFAKVPVSEVSAGVIKVIEDTKKTTANSALMLSILILAISAALIGVSYKMVSNSLRPLEELRNVAQALAEGRLSDVNKQLNQIHYIEDDEIGALIKAFEAVGKDLVGTLNTIGEKLERLAEGDLSNGLTVEAR
- a CDS encoding chemotaxis protein CheC, with translation MSEHKSWSSEWYQDIFREASNIAMSHALTALSNMIGEIEMEPPTVEVLPRAKFLAMIASRGIRDSFVVMFDITEGLSGLTILQFPKKSVRALVSLLLGMDPEDEGMDEMGRSAIMEIGNILISVYTDILAQLIGEPVSLSPPKPVESLYDAEMELARPDLRDVTEVLAFKTRFYQANTDVESFFYLVPTKDAFDKLVSRLEAQIESIGTKGDIPGSEGAEAGMNTDPEENGSGEG
- a CDS encoding chemotaxis protein CheC, with protein sequence MDSENYGEYIKDLDEFAKSALVETFNIGASKAADVLSEMTGLTVNITVPEIEIVSIKSVPERVGEDVKVAVYIGLSGGFDGHAFFFLDFEDALRMFDLMTGMPPGSTAEFDEMVRSAVMEAGNILISAFANALSEFLGEGIDQTPPDIAVDFTPAILDFALADIGQYCDYTMLLKTTIHMETVQFKEHFMILPHPASMKKIIETLLGGFA